A genomic region of Desulfosarcina ovata subsp. ovata contains the following coding sequences:
- a CDS encoding efflux transporter outer membrane subunit — protein sequence MQRFDPNPDRGHWSWPSVGLWPAVLLGVALFLLSGCAPVGPDYVTPELVLPDAWQAVSPQVPSANGARLARWWQTLDDPVLSGLIRQAMADNLDVKDALSRVRETRLQRLIARSALFPGLDASGSAKLSGDDSSDTTELYSTGFDAAWELDLFGGIHRSVEAAQADINAEVEALGDVRVTLLAEVAANYIDLRTYQARLGVATRNVASMEETWSLLDALARAGMGDELAVAQARYNLESSRAGIADLEVGLAEAMHRLAVLTGQPAGSLNAELARVRPIPQASVELAVGVPADLLRQRPDIRQAERQLAAQTARIGEAEAQLYPSFTLNGSIGLEALSLGDLFAAESRIWSIGPGFSWSIFNAGSIRNQIKVQEEQQQQALINYKSTVLGALEEVENALVALDREQRKQARLEAAAQAASQAADLAQQQYTTGMTGFSDVLDAQRSQLSFEDQLVESRGAILSDLVHLYKVLGGGWQSPDDATEPNPGSVHKG from the coding sequence ATGCAACGATTCGATCCTAATCCAGATCGGGGCCATTGGTCGTGGCCGTCGGTTGGCTTGTGGCCGGCCGTCCTGCTCGGCGTTGCGCTGTTTCTGCTGTCCGGCTGTGCGCCGGTGGGACCGGATTATGTGACGCCGGAGCTCGTTCTTCCCGATGCCTGGCAGGCGGTTTCCCCGCAGGTGCCGTCAGCGAACGGAGCCCGCCTGGCGCGATGGTGGCAGACGCTGGATGATCCGGTCCTGTCCGGGCTGATCCGACAGGCCATGGCGGACAACCTGGATGTCAAGGATGCGTTGTCCCGGGTGCGCGAGACGCGATTGCAACGCTTGATTGCCCGTAGTGCGCTTTTTCCCGGCCTGGATGCCAGTGGATCGGCCAAATTAAGTGGCGACGATTCGAGTGATACCACAGAACTCTATTCCACCGGCTTCGATGCCGCCTGGGAGCTTGACCTTTTCGGGGGCATCCACCGGTCGGTGGAAGCGGCCCAGGCCGATATCAACGCCGAAGTGGAAGCCCTGGGCGATGTGAGGGTTACGTTGCTGGCGGAAGTGGCCGCCAATTACATCGATCTTAGAACCTACCAGGCCCGGCTGGGCGTGGCGACAAGAAATGTGGCCTCCATGGAGGAAACCTGGTCCCTGCTGGATGCCCTTGCCCGGGCCGGCATGGGAGACGAACTGGCCGTGGCCCAGGCCCGATACAACCTGGAGAGCTCCCGGGCCGGTATCGCCGACCTGGAAGTCGGCCTGGCTGAGGCCATGCATCGGCTGGCCGTTCTGACCGGCCAGCCGGCAGGATCCCTGAATGCCGAGTTGGCCCGGGTCAGGCCGATTCCCCAGGCGTCTGTGGAACTGGCGGTAGGAGTGCCGGCGGATCTGTTGCGCCAGCGGCCCGACATCCGCCAGGCGGAGCGTCAACTGGCTGCCCAGACGGCGCGCATTGGCGAGGCCGAGGCCCAGCTTTACCCTTCATTTACCCTGAACGGGTCTATCGGCCTGGAGGCGCTTTCCCTGGGGGACCTGTTCGCAGCCGAGAGCCGCATTTGGTCTATTGGCCCCGGTTTCAGCTGGTCGATTTTCAATGCCGGATCGATTCGAAACCAGATCAAGGTGCAGGAGGAGCAGCAGCAGCAAGCCTTGATCAATTACAAAAGCACGGTTCTGGGGGCATTGGAAGAGGTTGAAAACGCACTGGTGGCCCTTGATCGTGAGCAGCGGAAGCAGGCGCGCCTGGAGGCCGCTGCCCAGGCGGCCAGCCAGGCGGCCGATCTGGCGCAGCAGCAATATACCACCGGCATGACCGGTTTCAGCGACGTGCTGGATGCCCAGCGATCGCAACTCTCTTTCGAGGATCAGCTGGTGGAGAGCCGGGGAGCGATTCTATCCGACCTGGTGCATCTTTACAAAGTGCTTGGTGGAGGCTGGCAATCTCCGGATGATGCGACCGAACCGAATCCAGGCAGTGTCCATAAAGGTTGA